Proteins co-encoded in one Arthrobacter sp. ERGS1:01 genomic window:
- a CDS encoding SRPBCC family protein yields the protein MSTFNALVITAEPGVPFVDMVREVDAPVADVFRAHTDPALVAQWVGPRELTMKIDSWDPKIGGTWAFTHTDPEGNVYGFRGVFHDVVPNQGIVRTFEFDGFPGHTSLERVELEDLGGRTRIRSHSVFQSQEDRDGMVASGMERGVREGYERMDELLGLRAS from the coding sequence ATGAGCACGTTCAATGCCCTTGTTATCACCGCCGAACCCGGTGTGCCCTTTGTGGACATGGTGCGGGAGGTGGACGCCCCCGTGGCCGACGTCTTCCGCGCCCACACCGATCCGGCGCTCGTGGCCCAGTGGGTGGGTCCCCGGGAGCTGACCATGAAGATCGACTCCTGGGATCCCAAGATTGGCGGCACCTGGGCCTTCACCCACACGGATCCGGAAGGGAACGTTTACGGCTTCCGCGGCGTCTTCCACGACGTCGTTCCCAACCAGGGCATCGTGCGGACCTTCGAATTTGACGGCTTCCCGGGCCACACCAGCCTGGAACGGGTGGAGTTGGAAGACCTTGGCGGGCGCACCCGCATCCGCTCCCACAGCGTGTTCCAGTCCCAGGAGGATCGGGACGGCATGGTGGCGTCCGGCATGGAAAGGGGCGTGCGGGAAGGCTACGAGCGCATGGACGAACTGCTGGGCTTACGGGCCTCCTAG
- a CDS encoding ArsR/SmtB family transcription factor, which translates to MQDQGAVDERLNMAFMALADPVRRSLIARLSRSSATVNELAEPFELTKQAISKHIQVLEHAGLITRTRDGQRRPCHLAPAALEELTSWIDGYRLAAEARFRQLDALLAGMSTATTQTRNTQTRNEEQS; encoded by the coding sequence ATGCAGGACCAGGGTGCGGTGGACGAGCGGCTGAACATGGCCTTCATGGCCCTGGCCGATCCTGTTCGCCGGAGCCTGATTGCCCGGCTCTCCCGCAGCTCGGCCACTGTCAATGAACTGGCCGAACCGTTTGAGCTGACCAAACAGGCGATCTCCAAACACATCCAGGTGCTTGAACACGCCGGGCTCATCACCCGAACCCGCGACGGCCAGCGCCGCCCCTGCCACCTGGCGCCGGCGGCCCTGGAGGAACTCACCTCCTGGATCGACGGGTACCGGCTCGCGGCCGAAGCCCGGTTCCGGCAATTGGACGCCCTGCTGGCCGGCATGTCCACCGCCACTACGCAAACACGGAATACTCAAACACGAAACGAGGAACAGTCATGA
- a CDS encoding ASCH domain-containing protein: MLSDEDVAGLPIEEYAFPGPLRDALVGAILAGKKISTTSLVIEYQLEGAALPEVGQRGAVIDSLGRAVCITEVVDVRVVPLAAVDLAHAVDEGEGYESVAEWRSGHEDFWHSAEFRAEMPDPHFAVSDSTEAILVRFTVIKAA, translated from the coding sequence ATGCTTTCGGACGAGGACGTAGCCGGCCTGCCCATCGAGGAGTACGCGTTTCCCGGACCACTCCGGGACGCCCTGGTCGGTGCCATCCTGGCGGGGAAGAAAATCAGCACCACGTCCCTGGTCATCGAATACCAGCTGGAGGGGGCGGCCCTTCCCGAGGTTGGCCAACGCGGCGCCGTCATTGATTCCCTGGGGCGGGCCGTGTGCATCACCGAGGTTGTCGACGTCCGGGTGGTGCCGCTGGCCGCCGTCGACCTGGCGCACGCCGTGGACGAGGGCGAAGGCTACGAATCCGTGGCCGAGTGGCGATCGGGCCATGAGGACTTCTGGCACAGTGCCGAATTCCGGGCCGAGATGCCCGACCCCCACTTCGCCGTCTCCGATTCCACCGAGGCGATCCTGGTCCGCTTCACGGTGATCAAAGCCGCTTAG
- a CDS encoding oxidoreductase: MSEKVAFVTGASSGIGQAAAIELKKQGFTVYAGARRTERMEVLRVQGIKVLSLDVTDDASVSAAVALIEQDAGRLDVLVNNAGYGSYGSVEEVPLEEGRRQFDVNVFGVMRLTQLVIPLMRRQGAGRIINVTSMGGKIATPFGAWYHGTKFALEGMSDALRVELKPFGIDVVVIEPGAIKTEWGGIAADHLLETSGQGVYATAARKFAATLTSGMAHTRASDPSVIAAPILAAATARRPKARYVAGFGARPILVLRRILPDRAFDAVVVRGLG, from the coding sequence ATGTCCGAGAAAGTAGCGTTCGTCACGGGCGCATCGTCAGGAATTGGCCAGGCCGCGGCAATCGAGTTGAAGAAGCAGGGTTTCACCGTCTATGCGGGGGCGCGGCGCACCGAGCGCATGGAAGTCCTGCGAGTCCAGGGCATCAAGGTGCTGTCCCTCGATGTGACGGATGACGCGTCGGTCAGCGCGGCCGTGGCGCTGATCGAGCAGGACGCCGGCCGGCTCGACGTGCTGGTCAACAATGCCGGTTATGGGTCGTACGGTTCGGTCGAAGAAGTCCCCTTGGAGGAGGGCCGGCGGCAGTTCGACGTCAACGTGTTCGGCGTCATGCGGCTCACCCAGCTGGTCATTCCGCTGATGCGGCGCCAAGGTGCGGGCCGCATCATCAACGTCACGTCCATGGGCGGGAAGATCGCCACCCCATTCGGGGCCTGGTACCACGGCACCAAGTTCGCCCTCGAGGGCATGAGCGACGCCCTCCGGGTCGAACTGAAGCCGTTCGGGATCGACGTCGTCGTGATCGAACCCGGCGCCATCAAGACCGAATGGGGAGGCATTGCCGCCGACCACCTGCTGGAAACTTCCGGCCAAGGGGTCTATGCGACGGCGGCGCGGAAGTTCGCGGCCACGCTCACCTCGGGCATGGCCCATACCCGCGCATCCGATCCCTCGGTCATTGCCGCGCCAATCCTTGCCGCGGCCACTGCGCGCCGGCCCAAAGCGCGGTATGTTGCCGGGTTCGGGGCGCGGCCGATCCTGGTCCTGCGGCGGATCCTTCCGGACCGGGCCTTTGACGCCGTGGTGGTTCGCGGCCTCGGCTAG
- a CDS encoding glutamate decarboxylase has translation MSLHKHHPRSDADIVDSAFDGGVGTIPKHRLPRGSQDADAAMRFIQDELMLDGNARQNLATFVTTWMEPQATTLIRASLEKNIIDKDEYPQSAEIERRCVNILADLWNAPTPTGGADAVGCSTTGSSEAAMLAGMALKWRWRARREAAGLDAGKPNLVMGANVQVCWEKFARYWDVEARLVPLDGATHLTAAQAAAACDENTIGVVAVLGSTFDGSYEPVAEIAAALDALQADTGLDVPVHVDAASGGFIAPFLDRELKWDFRLDRVRSINASGHKYGLVYPGVGWVLWRSEADLPKDLIFSVDYLGGSMPTFALNFSRPAAQVIAQYYTLVRYGFEGFRSIQQHSRDIARTIADGVGRLGPFTLLSHGEELPVLAFSLTKPDGYTVYDLSHELRSYGWIVPAYPMPEGMADVDVLRVVVRNGFTFDLAAMFLADLAKSVDRLSGAAQARVAFHH, from the coding sequence ATGAGCCTGCACAAACACCATCCCCGGTCCGACGCCGACATTGTGGACTCCGCGTTTGACGGCGGAGTGGGGACGATCCCCAAGCACCGGCTGCCGCGGGGAAGCCAGGACGCCGACGCGGCCATGAGGTTCATCCAGGATGAGCTCATGCTCGACGGGAATGCGCGGCAGAACCTTGCCACCTTTGTCACGACCTGGATGGAGCCGCAGGCGACGACGCTGATCAGGGCGTCGCTGGAGAAGAACATCATCGACAAGGACGAGTATCCGCAGTCGGCCGAGATTGAACGGCGCTGCGTGAATATCCTGGCCGATCTTTGGAATGCACCCACCCCCACGGGAGGGGCGGACGCCGTGGGTTGTTCCACCACGGGCTCCTCGGAGGCCGCCATGCTGGCCGGGATGGCGTTGAAGTGGCGCTGGCGGGCCCGGCGGGAGGCTGCCGGCCTGGACGCCGGCAAGCCCAATCTGGTGATGGGCGCCAACGTGCAGGTGTGCTGGGAGAAGTTTGCCCGCTACTGGGATGTCGAGGCCAGGCTGGTGCCGCTCGACGGTGCCACGCACCTGACCGCCGCCCAGGCGGCCGCCGCCTGCGATGAAAACACCATTGGCGTGGTGGCCGTGCTCGGCTCCACCTTCGACGGATCCTACGAGCCGGTTGCGGAAATCGCCGCGGCGTTGGATGCCCTGCAGGCGGACACCGGGCTGGACGTGCCCGTCCACGTTGATGCGGCGTCCGGGGGTTTCATTGCCCCGTTCCTTGACCGGGAGCTGAAATGGGACTTCCGCCTGGACCGGGTGAGGTCCATCAACGCCTCCGGCCACAAATACGGACTGGTCTACCCCGGGGTGGGCTGGGTGCTGTGGCGCAGCGAGGCCGATCTGCCCAAGGACCTGATCTTCAGCGTCGACTACCTGGGCGGCTCCATGCCCACCTTCGCGCTGAACTTCTCCCGCCCGGCCGCCCAGGTCATCGCCCAGTACTACACGCTTGTCCGGTATGGCTTTGAAGGGTTCCGGAGCATCCAGCAGCACTCACGCGACATTGCCCGTACCATCGCCGACGGCGTGGGGCGGCTTGGCCCGTTCACGCTCCTCAGCCACGGGGAGGAGCTTCCGGTGCTGGCGTTCAGCCTGACGAAGCCGGACGGCTACACGGTCTACGACCTCTCGCACGAACTGCGCAGCTACGGCTGGATCGTGCCGGCCTATCCGATGCCCGAGGGCATGGCCGACGTCGACGTGCTGCGGGTGGTGGTGCGCAACGGCTTCACCTTCGACCTGGCCGCCATGTTCCTGGCTGATCTTGCCAAGTCGGTGGACAGGCTCTCCGGTGCCGCGCAGGCACGCGTGGCGTTCCACCACTAG
- a CDS encoding putative protein N(5)-glutamine methyltransferase, which produces MDLPLERIVRALRTAGCVYAEDEAAILLEAARSPAELDGMLARRVAGLPLEHLVGWAQFHGMRMAVAPGVFVPRLRTEFLVGEAAQILREVVGTPRSGLPQAAPGAAVVLDLCCGSGAVGAALARDIDGLVVHAADIDPAAVACAAENLAAYGGKAYCGDLFDAIPPALRGHFDVIAANAPYVPTDAIAYMPPEARLFEPDAALNGGVDGLDIQRRIAAAAAGWLRPGGFLLVETSVRQSHASAAIMEGHGFSAGIRHSEELDGTVVVGRLGAPVSFP; this is translated from the coding sequence GTGGATCTTCCCCTTGAACGAATCGTGCGCGCCTTGCGCACGGCAGGCTGCGTGTACGCCGAGGATGAGGCCGCCATTCTTCTCGAGGCGGCGCGGTCGCCCGCCGAGCTGGACGGCATGCTTGCCCGCCGGGTGGCCGGCCTGCCCCTGGAACACCTTGTGGGGTGGGCCCAGTTCCACGGCATGCGCATGGCCGTGGCGCCGGGGGTGTTCGTGCCGCGGCTGCGCACCGAGTTCCTGGTTGGTGAGGCCGCCCAAATACTTCGCGAGGTGGTGGGGACACCCCGGTCAGGATTGCCGCAGGCGGCGCCGGGTGCCGCCGTCGTGCTTGACCTGTGTTGCGGCAGCGGGGCCGTGGGAGCAGCCCTGGCGCGGGACATCGACGGCCTGGTGGTGCATGCGGCGGACATCGATCCCGCGGCGGTGGCCTGTGCCGCCGAAAACCTGGCGGCATACGGCGGGAAAGCGTATTGCGGCGATCTGTTCGACGCCATCCCGCCGGCGTTACGGGGGCACTTCGACGTGATCGCCGCCAACGCCCCGTACGTGCCCACCGACGCGATTGCCTACATGCCGCCCGAGGCCCGGCTCTTTGAGCCCGACGCGGCGCTCAACGGCGGCGTCGACGGGCTGGACATCCAGCGGCGCATCGCCGCGGCGGCCGCCGGCTGGCTGCGGCCCGGCGGATTCCTGCTCGTCGAGACAAGCGTCCGGCAATCCCACGCCAGCGCGGCCATCATGGAGGGGCACGGTTTTTCCGCCGGAATCCGCCACAGCGAGGAGCTGGACGGCACGGTGGTGGTGGGCCGGCTCGGTGCCCCGGTGTCGTTCCCCTGA